CAGTCTCTTCCACCGGTTGCTCTAAACCATCCCTTGAACATAGCGAACCCCCTCTTtggtttcatcttcttcaccgAAGAAACCCTTTCCAAaaccttctctttctccttcatCTCCTCCTCAACGCTTGACATCACACGTGTAAGCAGAGGAGAGCTCGCGAACGTGACCAGTCTCCTCTTTTCAAACTCCTCCATCGTTACAATCTCTTCTTCAACATCTTTGGACGTCCTCGTTTGATGATGTTCCACGAACTTGAGTTCCTCGATCTCTGGATTCTCTAGGAGACTTGACCTTATCATGTTGAGTCGTTGAATTTCTTTCCTCTCATGTTCGAGTTCTTGTGTTAGGGTTTGAATCCGGTTGGAGAGGATGGTGTTTTGTTGTAGGATTCTTGTAAGAGTATGTTTCGTCTGCTCGAGCTCGAGTTTTAGCGACCGTAATCTTGGTTGAGGACAAGGCGTTGACTTTGTTCGAATCTGTAACGattaaaata
The sequence above is a segment of the Brassica napus cultivar Da-Ae unplaced genomic scaffold, Da-Ae ScsIHWf_1168;HRSCAF=1666, whole genome shotgun sequence genome. Coding sequences within it:
- the LOC125596276 gene encoding WEB family protein At2g17940-like isoform X1, giving the protein MFSLIVCHSRVIMERENGCRTVLGGRAEIDTRPPFGSVKEAVALFGEKVLAGEVYATRFREVTHIRTKSTPCPQPRLRSLKLELEQTKHTLTRILQQNTILSNRIQTLTQELEHERKEIQRLNMIRSSLLENPEIEELKFVEHHQTRTSKDVEEEIVTMEEFEKRRLVTFASSPLLTRVMSSVEEEMKEKEKVLERVSSVKKMKPKRGFAMFKGWFRATGGRD
- the LOC125596276 gene encoding WEB family protein At2g17940-like isoform X2, which produces MFSLIVCHSRVIMERENGCRTVLGGRAEIDTRPPFGSVKEAVALFGEKVLAGEVYATRFREIRTKSTPCPQPRLRSLKLELEQTKHTLTRILQQNTILSNRIQTLTQELEHERKEIQRLNMIRSSLLENPEIEELKFVEHHQTRTSKDVEEEIVTMEEFEKRRLVTFASSPLLTRVMSSVEEEMKEKEKVLERVSSVKKMKPKRGFAMFKGWFRATGGRD